In one Bacillus clarus genomic region, the following are encoded:
- a CDS encoding helix-turn-helix domain-containing protein has translation MNLGPQLKKFRESKNFSQEDVARKIGVTRQAVYKWESNKSYPDIDNLILLSELYEITIDELIKRSEDVREELDKKDKDECEDDDDENDFGFFIGSALIFIGIFIGIEGISLFITILGMLIMVFYSDVKKAIINEFKIKRRPN, from the coding sequence ATGAATTTAGGTCCGCAATTGAAAAAGTTTCGTGAATCAAAAAACTTTTCACAAGAAGATGTAGCCCGAAAGATTGGAGTGACTAGACAAGCTGTTTATAAATGGGAGAGTAATAAAAGTTATCCTGATATTGATAATTTGATTTTACTTAGTGAATTGTATGAAATAACAATTGATGAGTTAATAAAGAGATCAGAGGATGTTAGAGAGGAGTTAGATAAAAAAGATAAGGATGAATGTGAGGACGATGATGATGAAAATGATTTTGGCTTTTTTATTGGTAGTGCTCTTATATTTATAGGAATATTTATTGGTATTGAAGGAATTTCTTTATTTATAACTATATTGGGAATGTTGATAATGGTATTTTATAGTGATGTGAAAAAAGCGATTATTAATGAATTTAAAATAAAAAGAAGACCGAACTAG